One genomic segment of Alkalimarinus alittae includes these proteins:
- a CDS encoding STAS domain-containing protein, with protein MSITTNKSADGSELTIRIQGRFDFSSHQEFRDAYENNDSVKEYLIDMRETTYLDSSALGMLLLLRDFAGGDHANVSISNCNSDVKKILTISNFEQLFAIK; from the coding sequence ATGTCTATTACAACGAACAAATCAGCGGATGGTAGTGAGCTGACTATAAGGATTCAGGGGCGTTTTGACTTTAGCTCACACCAAGAGTTTAGAGACGCTTACGAAAATAATGACAGTGTTAAAGAGTACCTCATTGATATGAGAGAGACGACTTATTTAGACAGCTCTGCACTGGGTATGCTGCTCTTATTAAGAGACTTCGCAGGTGGTGATCATGCTAACGTATCGATTAGCAACTGTAATAGTGACGTGAAGAAAATACTGACTATTTCAAATTTTGA
- a CDS encoding chemotaxis protein CheW produces the protein MVDKQGDNASEVNINEEVGEGNTYEPSEQYLTFFIEDEEYGIDILAVKEIRGWEPATEIPNSPEYLKGVINLRGTIIPLTDLRLRFGIKQFEYSPTTVVIVVKVIAGEGEKIMGIVVDAVSDVSDFSKADIHPAPELAANKNAAFVKGLGSSENKMVILLDINELLNAPDDADLTVVSRATF, from the coding sequence ATGGTCGATAAGCAAGGCGATAATGCTAGCGAGGTGAACATTAATGAAGAAGTCGGGGAGGGTAATACGTATGAGCCTTCTGAGCAGTATTTGACATTTTTTATTGAAGATGAAGAGTACGGGATCGATATTTTGGCAGTTAAAGAGATAAGGGGGTGGGAGCCCGCAACCGAAATTCCTAACTCCCCCGAATATTTAAAAGGGGTTATCAATCTTAGAGGAACCATCATTCCGTTAACGGATCTCAGGCTTAGGTTTGGCATTAAACAGTTTGAGTATAGCCCTACCACCGTCGTTATAGTGGTTAAAGTAATAGCGGGAGAAGGTGAAAAAATTATGGGGATTGTTGTCGATGCGGTGTCTGACGTGAGTGACTTTTCAAAAGCAGATATTCACCCAGCACCTGAATTGGCCGCGAATAAGAATGCTGCTTTTGTAAAGGGATTGGGCAGTAGTGAAAACAAAATGGTCATTCTATTGGATATTAATGAGTTACTAAACGCACCTGATGATGCAGATTTGACAGTTGTGAGTCGAGCAACATTCTGA
- a CDS encoding protein-glutamate methylesterase/protein-glutamine glutaminase, protein MHKIKVLVVDDSELIRQMLRQIIDSADDMEVVGVAVDPYDAREKIKQLNPDVLTLDIEMPKMDGISFLRNLMKLRPMPVVMISTQTEKGAPATLEALELGAVDYLPKPKLEQEIGLKHYAHDVVEKVRAAATANIHPIERMKSTHANISLARKEAKPYAFSPGCVIAVGASTGGTEAIKDVLLGMPTNCPPVVLAQHIPPVFSTTYAERLNRICGITVFEATAGMKLECGCAYLAPGDQHLTIIKRLNAYYTQLDQSEPVNRHRPSVDVLFDSVLDAAGAKAVGILLTGMGRDGSEALLKMKQLGCKTIAQDQESSIVWGMPGAAVAIGAAVDVLPLEKIFSKALSYCEKR, encoded by the coding sequence ATGCATAAAATAAAAGTATTAGTGGTTGACGACTCAGAGCTTATTCGCCAAATGCTGAGGCAGATTATTGATTCAGCTGACGACATGGAAGTGGTTGGTGTTGCTGTTGATCCTTATGATGCGCGCGAGAAAATTAAACAGTTAAACCCTGATGTTTTGACCTTAGATATTGAAATGCCAAAAATGGATGGCATTTCCTTTTTGCGTAACTTGATGAAGTTAAGGCCAATGCCTGTGGTGATGATATCAACACAGACAGAAAAGGGGGCTCCAGCGACCCTTGAGGCACTAGAACTGGGTGCTGTAGATTATTTGCCTAAACCAAAACTAGAGCAGGAGATTGGCCTTAAGCATTATGCGCATGACGTTGTCGAAAAAGTACGAGCCGCCGCAACCGCGAATATACATCCGATAGAAAGAATGAAAAGCACACATGCTAATATTTCCTTAGCTCGTAAAGAGGCCAAACCTTATGCTTTCTCTCCGGGATGTGTTATTGCTGTGGGTGCTTCTACCGGCGGAACTGAGGCGATCAAAGATGTTTTGCTAGGTATGCCTACTAACTGTCCGCCAGTGGTATTGGCACAGCATATTCCACCGGTATTTAGTACCACTTATGCTGAACGGCTGAATCGGATTTGTGGTATCACGGTATTTGAAGCAACAGCGGGTATGAAGTTAGAGTGTGGCTGTGCTTATCTCGCGCCGGGCGACCAACACCTTACAATAATAAAAAGACTCAATGCGTATTATACGCAGTTAGATCAATCTGAACCGGTAAACCGGCACCGGCCATCAGTAGATGTGTTGTTTGATTCTGTGCTAGACGCTGCAGGGGCTAAGGCTGTTGGTATTTTACTGACTGGAATGGGGAGGGATGGCTCTGAAGCGCTTTTGAAAATGAAGCAATTAGGCTGTAAAACAATCGCGCAAGATCAAGAAAGTAGTATAGTGTGGGGGATGCCCGGTGCCGCTGTTGCTATTGGTGCCGCCGTTGACGTATTACCACTGGAAAAGATTTTCTCTAAAGCGCTTAGTTATTGTGAAAAACGGTAA
- a CDS encoding CheR family methyltransferase: protein MTSEDFETISLLAHNYTGIVLGAHKRDMIYGRLARRIRSLGLSNFNQYCALISSPSSPEISFFINAITTNLTSFFREPHHFDFLKETVLPEIKRKNDRYKRIRIWSAGCSTGEEPYSLSITVNETLNMAQWDCKILATDLDSNVVNHGREGVYDITRIDALTEQSKKQWFYKDSRNPEVVKVKPALQQCTRFKRLNLLESWPMKGPFDIIFCRNVVIYFNKETQRQLFDRFANILGDGGYLFIGHSESLHKVSERFESLGKNIYRKKF from the coding sequence ATGACGAGTGAGGATTTCGAAACGATTAGCCTGCTGGCGCATAACTATACAGGTATTGTTTTAGGTGCCCATAAGCGCGATATGATTTATGGCCGGTTGGCGCGACGCATTAGGTCATTGGGTCTCTCTAATTTTAACCAGTACTGTGCGTTAATATCGAGCCCATCTTCGCCTGAAATTAGTTTTTTTATCAATGCAATAACGACAAACCTAACGTCATTTTTTCGTGAACCACACCACTTTGATTTCTTGAAAGAGACCGTTCTACCCGAAATAAAACGCAAAAATGATCGTTATAAACGCATTAGAATTTGGTCCGCTGGTTGCTCTACCGGAGAAGAGCCTTACAGTCTCTCTATAACCGTTAATGAAACGCTAAATATGGCGCAATGGGATTGCAAAATATTAGCGACTGACCTTGATTCTAATGTGGTCAATCATGGTCGGGAAGGTGTTTATGATATTACTAGAATTGATGCGTTGACAGAACAGAGTAAAAAGCAATGGTTTTATAAAGACAGCCGAAACCCTGAAGTGGTAAAAGTAAAGCCGGCACTGCAGCAATGTACACGTTTTAAACGACTTAATTTATTAGAGTCTTGGCCTATGAAAGGGCCGTTCGATATCATTTTTTGCCGCAATGTCGTTATTTATTTTAATAAAGAAACCCAGAGACAGTTGTTTGACCGTTTTGCAAATATTTTGGGCGATGGAGGGTATTTGTTTATAGGGCACTCTGAGTCTTTGCATAAGGTTAGTGAGCGCTTTGAGTCGTTAGGAAAAAACATCTACCGAAAAAAATTCTAA
- the cheD gene encoding chemoreceptor glutamine deamidase CheD yields MDNSVSLPKALPGFEHINRYWDKRMNLAAAKILPGEFYVSLHGEMIATVLGSCISACIRDRVHGIGGMNHFMLPSQGEYSSVQWGSSHASSASRYGNWAMEFLINEILKAGGERKNLEVKVFGGGNVLSNMTRVGLRNIEFVKTYLAQEGLRVEASDVGDLFPRKVLYFPDTGAVKVRKLKQTRNDTVLQREKAYIEDINKQPKSGDIELF; encoded by the coding sequence ATGGATAACAGTGTTAGCTTACCCAAAGCCCTGCCAGGTTTTGAGCATATAAACCGCTACTGGGATAAGCGCATGAATTTGGCTGCAGCCAAAATTTTGCCTGGCGAATTCTATGTAAGCTTGCATGGTGAAATGATAGCAACGGTGCTAGGGTCTTGTATTTCTGCGTGCATTAGAGATCGTGTTCATGGCATTGGAGGAATGAATCATTTTATGCTGCCCTCTCAAGGTGAATATTCATCGGTACAGTGGGGGAGCAGTCATGCAAGCTCTGCTTCTCGTTACGGTAATTGGGCGATGGAGTTTTTGATTAATGAAATTTTAAAAGCGGGTGGGGAACGTAAAAATCTTGAAGTCAAAGTGTTTGGTGGTGGGAATGTATTATCCAATATGACCCGTGTTGGGTTAAGAAACATAGAGTTTGTTAAAACATATTTAGCTCAAGAAGGGTTACGGGTAGAAGCGTCTGATGTCGGCGACCTTTTTCCAAGAAAAGTGCTTTATTTTCCTGATACCGGTGCGGTAAAGGTTCGAAAGCTTAAACAAACCAGAAACGATACTGTGCTACAGCGTGAAAAAGCTTATATTGAAGATATTAATAAGCAGCCAAAGTCTGGCGATATTGAGTTATTTTGA